In Desulfomonile tiedjei DSM 6799, a genomic segment contains:
- a CDS encoding TRAP transporter large permease, which translates to MSFATIGLLVILLLFVFFLMGLEIGFSMALAGFIGFAAIVNVDAAFNLVAKDVYSVLSSYGFTVIPMFVLMGQIGASGGVARNLYDSAYKFIGHVPGGLAIGTVAAATVFKAICGSSPATAATFATIAVPEMDRYNYDRRLSCGTVATVGTLGILIPPSVVLIVYGILTETSIGKLFLAGILPGLIVAFSFVMTLFGWSAMNPHLGPKGEKSSWKERFSSLPPVLVVLSIFLIVVGGLMMGFFTPTEAGSVGTFAVLILTLFKKDMDLKRFVQAVSETLRIACMVIMLIAGATILGHFFAVTRTPYIVAGWLEGLQVDRTVIMLIIIAVYLIGGSFIEDLAFLILATPIFLPVVLKMGYDPIWFGVIISVVTMIGVILPPMAINAFVVSGVCKEPVGTVYKGIYPFIVGMSLCLLLLLFFPQISLWLPNVLMP; encoded by the coding sequence ATGAGCTTTGCCACAATCGGCCTTCTGGTCATTCTGTTGCTCTTTGTTTTTTTCCTCATGGGGCTTGAGATCGGCTTTTCAATGGCCCTGGCGGGATTTATCGGTTTTGCTGCCATTGTCAATGTAGATGCCGCGTTCAATCTCGTGGCGAAAGACGTGTATTCCGTGTTGTCTTCGTACGGTTTTACGGTCATACCAATGTTTGTGCTCATGGGGCAAATCGGTGCGAGCGGCGGCGTAGCCCGCAATTTGTACGATTCCGCTTACAAGTTCATCGGACACGTGCCGGGCGGTCTCGCAATCGGGACCGTTGCCGCTGCGACAGTTTTCAAAGCGATTTGCGGCTCTTCCCCCGCAACCGCTGCAACGTTTGCAACCATAGCTGTTCCGGAGATGGATCGGTACAATTATGACAGAAGGCTCTCCTGCGGAACCGTCGCAACCGTGGGAACGCTGGGAATACTGATTCCGCCGAGTGTAGTGCTCATCGTGTACGGAATACTCACTGAGACTTCTATCGGCAAGCTGTTTCTGGCAGGGATCCTTCCGGGACTCATCGTTGCTTTTTCCTTTGTGATGACACTCTTCGGGTGGAGTGCCATGAATCCCCATCTCGGCCCCAAAGGTGAAAAATCTTCCTGGAAGGAGCGATTCTCATCCTTACCGCCTGTCCTGGTGGTGCTCTCGATTTTTCTCATCGTTGTTGGCGGTCTCATGATGGGTTTTTTTACTCCGACCGAGGCCGGAAGCGTTGGAACCTTTGCAGTTTTGATCCTCACGTTGTTCAAGAAAGACATGGACCTGAAGCGCTTTGTGCAAGCGGTGTCCGAGACTCTACGGATTGCCTGCATGGTTATTATGCTCATTGCCGGAGCTACGATTCTGGGTCATTTCTTTGCAGTAACCCGGACGCCATATATTGTTGCCGGCTGGCTTGAAGGTCTTCAAGTAGATCGCACGGTCATCATGTTGATTATCATTGCAGTGTATCTCATAGGTGGGTCTTTTATTGAAGACTTGGCCTTTCTCATTTTGGCGACTCCTATTTTTCTCCCCGTAGTCCTCAAAATGGGTTACGACCCTATCTGGTTCGGAGTCATCATCAGTGTGGTAACCATGATAGGAGTGATTCTTCCCCCCATGGCGATTAACGCCTTTGTTGTCTCGGGGGTATGCAAGGAACCGGTGGGTACTGTGTACAAAGGCATTTATCCGTTTATCGTAGGGATGAGTCTGTGCCTTCTGCTACTCCTGTTCTTTCCTCAAATTTCATTGTGGCTTCCCAATGTGCTCATGCCTTAA
- a CDS encoding YggT family protein: MFVVANFLSAFAGVLDIVLEIYMYIVIVSALISWVNPDPYNPIVRFLYSVTEPVFSWVRRILPFPAMGIDFSPIIVLLVIFFLRQFLVRTLLQIAGSVAAQ; encoded by the coding sequence ATGTTTGTAGTTGCAAATTTTCTCAGTGCATTTGCCGGTGTTCTGGACATAGTTCTCGAAATCTACATGTACATAGTCATTGTCTCGGCACTCATTTCATGGGTAAATCCAGACCCGTACAATCCCATTGTGCGATTCCTTTACAGTGTCACAGAACCTGTTTTTTCCTGGGTTCGCCGGATCTTGCCGTTTCCTGCCATGGGCATCGATTTCTCCCCCATAATTGTGCTCCTGGTTATCTTCTTTCTGCGCCAGTTTCTCGTGAGGACTCTCCTACAAATAGCCGGCAGTGTTGCAGCACAGTGA
- a CDS encoding DUF167 domain-containing protein, with protein sequence MEFIREHRSGVTLAVKVVPNASRSELRFDERRLIVRLAAPPLEGKANRELIKIIAKTLRIPQGSVEILQGKTGREKVVLIVGAEKQSVSDLLLRILG encoded by the coding sequence ATGGAATTCATACGTGAACACCGGAGCGGCGTTACGCTGGCTGTAAAGGTGGTTCCGAATGCTTCCAGGAGTGAGTTGCGTTTCGATGAGAGGCGTCTGATTGTTCGTTTGGCCGCACCTCCTCTGGAAGGAAAAGCCAATCGTGAACTCATAAAAATCATTGCCAAAACACTGCGAATTCCCCAGGGCTCTGTCGAAATACTTCAGGGAAAAACAGGGCGGGAAAAAGTTGTCCTCATTGTCGGGGCTGAGAAGCAATCTGTTTCAGACTTGCTTCTGAGGATTTTGGGATAG
- a CDS encoding menaquinone biosynthesis decarboxylase: MVFQDLREFISYLEQTNQLVRISTAVDRDLEITEIADRIMKGPADRNKAILFENVEGFPIPVAINLFGSESRMAAGLNVNTLDDLNHKLTHLIDLKVPKGLRSVLARGADILTALKSVGLKPKMVRSAPCQEVVITKNPSLDILPVLKCWPKDAGRFITLMQVITRDPVTKIRNVGMYRLQVLGPDRLAMHWQEHKGGAEHERKAQEEGITQIPAAVVLGGDPASMWAASAPMPPDLDEYLLAGWLRGKPVEFVNCVSQPLEVPANAEIVIEGYVDLTEYADEGPFGDHTGYYTPKGSFPVFRVTAITHRENSIYPATVVGIPPMEDVYMGKATERLFLPLIKLFLPEVVDYHMPPAGVFHNLVLVKIKKKYPGHARKVMFAIWGMGLLMLSKAIVVLDDWVDVHNLYEVAWQTLGNVDWERDILVVHGAVDQLDHASSKQSYGAKIGIDATAKTNEDGYSASWPEVVQMSPEIKSLVDKKWKDLGL; the protein is encoded by the coding sequence ATGGTATTCCAGGATCTCAGAGAATTTATAAGCTATCTCGAACAGACGAATCAGTTAGTTCGGATATCGACTGCTGTAGACCGTGATTTGGAAATAACCGAAATTGCGGATCGAATTATGAAAGGGCCTGCAGACAGAAACAAAGCGATTCTGTTTGAGAATGTAGAAGGTTTTCCAATTCCTGTGGCCATCAATCTTTTCGGGTCCGAATCCAGAATGGCTGCGGGTTTGAATGTGAATACTTTGGATGACCTTAACCATAAGCTAACTCACCTCATTGATTTGAAAGTTCCTAAAGGTCTGCGATCGGTCTTGGCTCGAGGTGCCGACATCCTGACAGCATTGAAATCCGTGGGCTTGAAACCAAAGATGGTTCGATCTGCTCCATGTCAGGAGGTTGTTATCACGAAGAATCCTAGCCTCGACATTTTGCCTGTACTTAAATGCTGGCCTAAAGACGCTGGTCGCTTCATTACACTGATGCAGGTGATCACTCGCGATCCTGTCACAAAGATACGCAATGTGGGAATGTACAGATTACAGGTTCTCGGACCGGATCGGCTTGCGATGCATTGGCAGGAGCATAAAGGCGGAGCAGAGCACGAGCGAAAAGCCCAGGAAGAAGGAATAACGCAGATTCCTGCGGCAGTGGTTTTGGGCGGTGATCCTGCCAGCATGTGGGCGGCGTCGGCACCTATGCCGCCGGATTTGGACGAATACCTCCTGGCCGGATGGCTGAGAGGCAAGCCTGTAGAGTTTGTCAATTGCGTGAGCCAGCCACTTGAAGTGCCCGCCAATGCAGAGATTGTCATCGAAGGCTACGTCGACCTAACAGAATATGCGGACGAAGGACCTTTCGGAGATCATACGGGATATTATACGCCCAAAGGATCGTTTCCAGTATTTCGAGTCACAGCGATAACCCATCGGGAAAATTCCATCTATCCCGCTACTGTCGTGGGGATACCTCCTATGGAAGATGTCTACATGGGCAAAGCCACTGAGAGGCTATTCTTGCCCTTGATAAAACTGTTCCTGCCTGAAGTTGTCGATTACCACATGCCTCCTGCGGGTGTATTTCACAATCTGGTTTTGGTCAAAATAAAGAAAAAGTACCCGGGACATGCCCGAAAAGTGATGTTTGCGATATGGGGCATGGGTCTGTTGATGTTGTCAAAAGCCATAGTTGTTCTGGACGATTGGGTGGATGTTCACAATTTGTATGAAGTCGCCTGGCAGACTCTTGGAAACGTGGACTGGGAACGGGATATTCTCGTGGTACATGGTGCCGTGGACCAACTGGATCATGCCTCATCGAAGCAGTCGTATGGAGCTAAGATCGGAATAGACGCCACTGCCAAAACCAATGAAGACGGTTATTCGGCGAGCTGGCCGGAAGTCGTTCAAATGAGTCCTGAAATCAAGTCTCTGGTTGACAAAAAATGGAAAGACCTAGGTTTGTAA
- a CDS encoding UbiA-like polyprenyltransferase yields MERPRFVIRLSSVRVFLEMIKFEHTVFALPFAYTGMFLAARGLPDWKVVLWITVALAAARTLAMTVNRIADKEYDARNPRTSGRALPLGLVDLKTTIIAAFISFMVFEFAAWKLNYFVLILSLPALVFLLGYHYTKRFTWACHWVLGFTDGIAVAGGWAAIKGTIDWPAYVLWFAVTCWIAGVDIIYACQDIDVDRKEGLHSIPSRFGASIALQIARINHILAVAALSFAGLIMDLAWPYWFGVILTSILLIYENVLVSADDLSRLDYAFFNINGYISMCLLAGTIWAIFI; encoded by the coding sequence ATGGAAAGACCTAGGTTTGTAATTCGGCTATCCAGCGTCCGTGTCTTCCTGGAGATGATCAAATTCGAACATACTGTATTTGCGTTACCATTTGCATATACAGGGATGTTCCTCGCGGCCAGAGGTCTGCCTGACTGGAAGGTTGTCCTCTGGATTACCGTAGCTCTGGCTGCGGCACGCACGCTTGCAATGACTGTGAACCGAATAGCCGACAAAGAATACGATGCAAGAAATCCGCGGACTTCAGGCCGAGCGCTTCCTTTGGGTTTAGTGGACCTCAAAACCACTATCATCGCTGCCTTCATTTCTTTCATGGTATTTGAATTTGCTGCATGGAAGCTGAATTATTTCGTCCTTATTCTTTCCCTTCCTGCACTCGTATTTTTGTTGGGCTATCATTATACAAAGCGTTTCACCTGGGCTTGTCACTGGGTTTTGGGATTCACTGACGGAATAGCTGTGGCAGGTGGATGGGCTGCTATAAAAGGAACCATCGACTGGCCTGCCTATGTGTTATGGTTTGCTGTAACCTGCTGGATTGCAGGAGTTGATATAATCTACGCATGCCAGGACATTGATGTGGATCGGAAGGAAGGACTCCATTCGATTCCATCAAGATTCGGAGCCTCGATTGCTCTGCAGATTGCACGAATAAACCATATTCTGGCGGTTGCTGCACTTTCGTTTGCGGGCTTAATTATGGATCTGGCGTGGCCGTATTGGTTTGGTGTTATCTTGACTTCAATACTTTTGATTTATGAGAATGTTCTCGTCAGTGCTGACGATCTTTCAAGGCTGGATTATGCATTTTTTAATATTAATGGCTACATCAGCATGTGTTTGCTTGCAGGCACGATATGGGCAATCTTTATTTGA
- a CDS encoding response regulator, whose translation MKLNILLIDDLKPLLTLMERGLKKLGQNLFTAESGLQGLEIFENTHIDVIISDIEMTGMDGWEVARRITESSARRRIPKPVFILLTGWGSEPLIAEKALAHGVDKILTKPVEIRKLLEIVQELIGGKPFL comes from the coding sequence ATGAAGCTGAATATATTGCTTATCGATGATTTGAAACCGTTGCTGACTCTGATGGAAAGAGGTCTCAAAAAACTGGGGCAAAATCTGTTCACCGCGGAATCCGGCTTGCAGGGACTGGAAATATTTGAAAACACGCATATAGATGTCATCATTTCCGACATAGAAATGACTGGAATGGATGGGTGGGAAGTGGCGAGACGGATTACTGAATCCTCCGCTCGACGAAGGATACCGAAACCGGTATTCATTCTCTTGACCGGCTGGGGTTCCGAACCCTTGATTGCTGAGAAAGCACTCGCTCACGGTGTTGACAAAATACTCACAAAACCCGTGGAAATTAGAAAATTGTTGGAAATAGTGCAGGAGTTGATCGGAGGGAAACCCTTCTTGTAA
- a CDS encoding efflux RND transporter permease subunit, translating to MVSRFFINRPVLASVISLLIMAAGGVAIFTLPISQFPPIAPPMVQVTASYPGADPQVVADTVAAPIEQQVNGVENMIYMQSTSARDGSYTLRVTFDLGTDVDMATVLVQNRVNWAMSSLPQDVQRQGVVTKKASTSFVTVLCLYSPDGSYDDLFLTNYVTTTIKDQISRLKGVGDVQMFPTKDYSMRVWLDPNRLQYNSLTTNEAVNALKSQNVQVAAGRLGQEPAPKDQDLDLPVNTLGRLTDVGQFSDIVVKTGQDGSVVRIRDLGTVDLGAKSYDTRSYYNGKPAVTLIVYQTPGSNALEVADEVHSLMDSLKKDFPKGVDYQIVYESSAFVRASIREVVITLLEAFVLVFIVVFIFLQDWRATLVPATTVPVSIVGTFAVLYAFGFSINMLTLFGLVLAIGIVVDDAIVVVENVDRNMREHGLGAKEASIRAMDEITGAIIGITLVLMAVFVPAALLGGISGQLYRQFSLTIAMTTLLSAINAMTLKPVQCSLWLRPHTGEKNIFFRKFDEVFEKVTHRYTSIVSYLVRHVPLMIVVWACALGLTYLAFSRVPSGFLPNEDDGLILLNAQLPDGASLQRTDTTLKQVMEILKSTEGITYFSVTPGNSILDGNSPSLGSGFAALAPWDERLKKGRSKDVIVAELAEKFSHIQSGIVFPFSLPPIVGLGQSAGSELWLEDKSGVGLTRLADAAAEFVREGKAEGELSAVNSTFRAGAPSVFADVDRVKALSLKVPLQSVFDTLQSYLGSTYVNDFNEFGRTWHVTVQAEPRFRSQMDDIKNLQVKNTEGKMVPLGTLVSLDYSSGPVRIDRYNMYPAIRVIGEGEPGVSSGQVMKVMENLAEQTLPPGAGAEWTGVAFQQQKIGSQVFLVFAMAIVVVIMILAAQYENWIDPVAVAAVVPLAVLGAVVGLTLRGLDNSLYTQVGLVLLVGLSAKNAILVVEFARDQEAKGLSTLEAAVQGAKLRFRAILMTSFAFIVGVLPLVTATGAGAASRQAVGTAVCFGMLGVTMLGIFFTPVLYVAVQRFKKKGKSGSADTGIDTYDTGTAGRI from the coding sequence ATGGTAAGTCGTTTTTTCATCAACAGACCGGTTCTGGCATCAGTAATCTCTCTGCTCATTATGGCTGCCGGGGGCGTGGCAATTTTCACTTTGCCGATTTCCCAGTTCCCGCCCATTGCTCCACCCATGGTCCAGGTGACCGCTTCCTATCCCGGTGCAGACCCGCAGGTCGTGGCCGACACCGTAGCTGCTCCCATAGAGCAGCAGGTGAACGGCGTGGAGAACATGATCTACATGCAAAGCACAAGTGCCCGGGACGGGTCCTATACGCTGCGTGTCACCTTCGACCTGGGCACCGATGTAGACATGGCAACGGTGCTGGTTCAGAACCGCGTGAACTGGGCAATGTCGTCTTTGCCTCAGGACGTTCAGCGCCAGGGTGTCGTGACGAAGAAGGCATCGACTTCATTCGTCACCGTTCTTTGTCTGTATTCACCGGATGGTTCGTACGACGATCTGTTTCTCACCAACTACGTAACGACCACGATTAAGGATCAGATCAGCAGGCTTAAAGGCGTAGGCGACGTGCAAATGTTTCCTACGAAAGACTACAGCATGCGCGTCTGGCTCGATCCGAATCGGCTCCAATACAACAGTCTCACCACAAATGAGGCGGTGAATGCGCTAAAGAGTCAAAACGTCCAGGTCGCTGCCGGACGTCTCGGTCAGGAGCCGGCTCCCAAAGATCAGGATCTCGATCTTCCCGTAAACACTCTCGGACGCTTGACCGATGTGGGACAATTCTCGGACATAGTCGTAAAAACAGGGCAAGATGGCAGTGTCGTCCGCATAAGAGATCTGGGCACAGTCGACCTTGGAGCCAAAAGTTATGATACTCGTTCCTATTATAACGGAAAGCCCGCGGTAACCCTGATCGTGTACCAGACTCCGGGCTCGAATGCTCTCGAAGTGGCGGACGAAGTCCACAGCCTTATGGATTCTCTGAAAAAGGATTTTCCCAAAGGCGTTGATTACCAGATCGTGTACGAAAGTTCCGCATTCGTGCGGGCATCTATTAGAGAAGTGGTGATTACACTCCTTGAAGCGTTTGTCCTGGTGTTCATCGTGGTGTTCATCTTTCTCCAGGATTGGCGTGCCACTCTGGTTCCCGCAACAACCGTTCCCGTATCTATCGTTGGCACCTTTGCCGTTCTGTATGCATTCGGGTTTTCCATAAATATGCTCACCCTTTTCGGGTTGGTCCTGGCAATCGGCATTGTTGTGGACGACGCTATTGTAGTGGTGGAAAACGTCGATCGAAATATGCGGGAGCATGGGCTTGGAGCAAAAGAAGCCTCCATACGAGCGATGGATGAGATTACCGGCGCAATTATCGGTATCACACTGGTACTCATGGCCGTATTTGTTCCCGCAGCTCTCCTGGGAGGAATCTCAGGTCAGCTTTATCGCCAGTTTTCTCTTACCATAGCTATGACCACCTTGCTGAGCGCCATCAACGCCATGACTTTGAAGCCTGTGCAGTGTTCGTTATGGCTTCGACCTCACACGGGTGAAAAAAACATTTTCTTCAGAAAATTCGATGAGGTTTTCGAAAAGGTAACACATCGCTATACTTCTATTGTCTCCTATCTGGTCCGGCATGTACCTCTCATGATTGTCGTCTGGGCGTGTGCTCTGGGATTGACGTACCTCGCCTTTTCACGGGTGCCCTCGGGATTTCTTCCCAATGAAGATGATGGGCTCATTCTTTTGAACGCTCAATTGCCCGATGGAGCTTCCCTCCAGCGGACCGACACCACCTTGAAGCAGGTTATGGAAATCCTGAAATCAACGGAAGGAATTACGTACTTTTCCGTAACCCCCGGCAACTCTATTCTGGACGGAAACAGCCCGAGTCTGGGCAGCGGATTCGCTGCATTGGCACCATGGGATGAACGACTTAAAAAGGGAAGATCCAAGGACGTTATCGTGGCCGAGCTGGCGGAGAAGTTTTCCCATATCCAGAGCGGCATCGTGTTCCCGTTTTCTTTGCCGCCCATCGTGGGACTGGGACAGAGTGCCGGGTCAGAACTTTGGCTTGAAGACAAATCCGGAGTCGGACTCACAAGACTGGCGGATGCTGCCGCAGAATTCGTGAGAGAAGGGAAAGCGGAAGGAGAGCTATCGGCTGTAAACTCGACGTTTAGAGCGGGAGCACCCTCAGTCTTTGCGGATGTTGACCGAGTGAAGGCACTGAGCCTGAAAGTACCTTTGCAGTCCGTTTTCGATACGCTGCAATCATATCTCGGCTCAACGTACGTTAATGATTTCAATGAATTCGGACGGACCTGGCATGTAACCGTTCAGGCAGAGCCCAGGTTCCGGTCTCAGATGGACGACATAAAGAATCTTCAGGTGAAGAACACTGAAGGGAAGATGGTGCCATTGGGGACTCTGGTCAGCCTGGATTATTCATCGGGCCCCGTTCGTATCGACAGATACAATATGTATCCTGCCATCCGCGTCATTGGTGAAGGCGAACCGGGTGTCAGCTCAGGCCAAGTCATGAAGGTGATGGAGAATCTGGCTGAACAGACATTGCCTCCGGGGGCGGGTGCAGAATGGACCGGAGTAGCGTTCCAGCAGCAGAAGATCGGGAGTCAGGTGTTCCTGGTATTTGCTATGGCTATTGTGGTTGTCATCATGATCCTGGCGGCACAGTACGAGAACTGGATCGATCCCGTTGCGGTGGCGGCAGTGGTTCCATTGGCGGTTTTGGGGGCAGTTGTTGGGCTTACGCTTCGGGGATTGGACAACAGTCTGTATACTCAGGTCGGACTCGTGCTCCTTGTAGGCTTATCTGCCAAGAATGCCATTCTTGTTGTGGAATTCGCACGCGACCAGGAAGCAAAAGGTCTGTCGACCCTCGAGGCGGCGGTGCAAGGAGCAAAGCTGCGTTTTCGCGCAATACTCATGACGTCATTCGCTTTCATTGTCGGCGTATTGCCCCTGGTCACGGCAACAGGAGCCGGAGCCGCCAGCAGACAGGCTGTAGGAACCGCTGTATGCTTCGGCATGCTGGGAGTGACCATGTTGGGCATATTCTTTACTCCGGTTCTCTACGTGGCAGTGCAGCGATTCAAGAAGAAAGGGAAAAGCGGCTCTGCCGATACAGGCATCGATACATACGACACGGGCACTGCCGGGAGAATATAG
- a CDS encoding efflux RND transporter periplasmic adaptor subunit — MNPVKSALFNWETSREGAVPQIIKIPIVLLIFLVLFSSGCQNESTKKKIRPPEVTIAEPVRKEVTKYLEYTGNIAALESVDIRARVPGFLTKICFEPRAKVKTGDLLFVIDPRQYEASVKESKAKLEAQKASSKLSQTELQISQQLESKEAISALKLEKKTAERDVTRADVDLADAALDKAKLDLEWTQVTSPINGRVSRNLVDVGNLVGATEKTLLTTVVDDDSVYVYFNISERDLLLVRRKAKKKPDPVTQLPPDIPVYISLADESDYPHTGRIDFADTTVDQSTGTIQVRGIFPNPDGLLMGGMFVRVRVPLEKREALLVPDVALQFDQGGKYVFTVDEQQVVHQKRVKIGERVDRMRVIEEGLKNTDNVIVDGIQRARPGSKVNPVKPTVARNPQPETQPASKKD; from the coding sequence ATGAATCCGGTGAAATCTGCGTTGTTCAATTGGGAAACATCTCGTGAGGGAGCTGTACCTCAGATAATCAAGATTCCGATCGTTCTTCTCATCTTTTTGGTTCTCTTTTCTTCCGGCTGTCAAAACGAATCCACCAAGAAGAAAATTAGGCCCCCCGAGGTAACTATCGCTGAACCGGTTCGAAAAGAAGTGACCAAGTATCTGGAATATACCGGCAATATTGCGGCGCTTGAATCGGTGGACATCAGGGCTCGAGTTCCCGGCTTTCTCACGAAAATTTGTTTTGAACCAAGAGCAAAGGTGAAGACCGGGGATTTGCTGTTCGTCATAGACCCCAGACAGTATGAAGCTTCCGTCAAGGAAAGTAAGGCCAAATTGGAGGCGCAAAAGGCCTCATCAAAGCTGAGTCAAACCGAGCTGCAGATCTCTCAGCAATTGGAAAGCAAAGAGGCTATTAGTGCACTGAAACTGGAGAAAAAAACCGCGGAACGAGACGTCACCCGAGCTGACGTGGATTTGGCGGATGCTGCACTGGACAAGGCGAAACTCGACCTGGAGTGGACACAGGTAACTTCTCCCATCAATGGAAGGGTGAGTCGCAATCTGGTCGACGTCGGAAATCTGGTGGGAGCCACGGAAAAAACGCTTCTGACTACCGTTGTAGATGACGACTCAGTGTACGTTTATTTCAATATCAGTGAACGGGACCTCTTGCTGGTGCGCCGCAAGGCAAAGAAGAAACCAGATCCGGTCACACAGTTGCCACCGGACATTCCGGTTTACATCAGTCTGGCCGACGAATCGGATTATCCTCACACGGGAAGAATCGACTTCGCGGATACCACAGTCGATCAGTCTACCGGGACGATTCAAGTCCGGGGCATCTTTCCGAACCCTGACGGGCTGCTGATGGGCGGAATGTTCGTACGGGTCCGTGTTCCTCTGGAAAAACGCGAGGCTTTGCTGGTTCCGGATGTTGCTCTCCAATTCGATCAGGGCGGCAAATATGTATTTACTGTAGACGAACAGCAGGTCGTGCACCAGAAACGGGTTAAGATCGGTGAACGGGTCGATCGTATGCGTGTAATCGAAGAAGGTCTCAAAAATACGGATAACGTGATTGTTGACGGCATTCAAAGGGCACGACCGGGATCGAAGGTCAATCCCGTAAAACCAACTGTCGCCCGGAACCCGCAACCTGAAACTCAGCCGGCATCCAAGAAAGACTAA
- a CDS encoding MarR family winged helix-turn-helix transcriptional regulator, whose translation MRRSANRVVDVYQDCIVFLLAKAYQKAHANIKKRLNAYGLTPVQTLVLEAVVSEEGLSAGDLAGKLVLDSATLSGVLDRMAEKDWISKKTDPDDKRVLRIYLTEKAKSLSEDLFREREEANREILRDLSLEERLLLKRLLRDIR comes from the coding sequence ATGAGAAGGTCTGCGAATAGAGTTGTGGATGTGTATCAAGACTGCATCGTGTTCCTTCTTGCAAAGGCCTATCAAAAAGCCCATGCAAATATAAAGAAGCGCCTCAACGCGTACGGGCTCACGCCTGTCCAAACCCTCGTATTGGAAGCCGTTGTATCGGAAGAGGGGCTGTCGGCCGGGGATCTTGCCGGTAAACTGGTTCTCGACAGTGCGACCCTTTCAGGCGTGCTCGACCGAATGGCCGAAAAAGACTGGATTTCCAAGAAAACCGATCCGGATGACAAACGAGTGCTCCGCATCTATCTAACGGAGAAAGCCAAGAGCTTAAGTGAGGATCTGTTCAGAGAAAGGGAAGAGGCGAACCGGGAAATCCTCAGAGATTTGAGTCTTGAGGAACGATTACTCTTAAAGAGGCTCTTGAGAGACATTCGATAA